In Candidatus Paceibacterota bacterium, a single genomic region encodes these proteins:
- a CDS encoding ABC transporter ATP-binding protein, which yields MTSPILETRNLNFSYNSGVPILHDVNISITKGQNVGLVGESGSGKSTILRLLLGIYRPTQGQILFAGEELALRNKEQARRFRSQVQVVFQDPYSSLDPRQRVDQLIAEPLRSLGIARDANVGGSRAHIREWIENEVVEALKSVGLPADSARRYPDEFSGGQRQRIAIARAIVCKPQVLLADEPVSALDVSTRVRVIELIAELGATKNLTIVMVSHDLAVVAALCKQSIVLEKGFVVEQGSTASVLGAPSHAYTQRLIESLPRLPVN from the coding sequence ATGACTTCGCCAATTCTTGAAACGCGCAATCTCAACTTCTCTTATAACTCTGGAGTTCCGATTCTCCATGACGTAAATATCTCGATCACCAAGGGCCAGAATGTTGGCCTTGTCGGAGAGTCAGGTTCGGGAAAGAGCACCATTCTTCGACTACTTCTTGGAATTTATCGTCCAACGCAGGGTCAAATACTCTTCGCGGGAGAGGAACTCGCCCTACGCAACAAGGAGCAAGCTCGCAGATTCAGAAGCCAGGTGCAAGTTGTCTTTCAAGATCCGTACTCTTCACTGGATCCCCGCCAACGGGTTGACCAATTAATCGCTGAACCACTGCGCTCTCTTGGCATTGCAAGAGATGCGAATGTCGGTGGAAGTCGAGCCCATATTCGAGAGTGGATAGAGAATGAAGTTGTGGAGGCTCTAAAGTCAGTTGGACTGCCAGCTGATTCTGCGCGGCGCTACCCCGATGAATTCTCCGGTGGACAACGCCAGAGAATCGCCATCGCCCGTGCGATTGTCTGCAAACCGCAAGTTCTTCTCGCAGACGAACCAGTGAGCGCCTTGGACGTTTCGACTCGAGTAAGGGTTATCGAACTCATTGCCGAACTCGGAGCGACAAAAAATCTCACGATTGTCATGGTCTCCCACGACCTTGCTGTCGTAGCCGCACTTTGCAAGCAGAGCATCGTTCTTGAAAAGGGATTCGTCGTAGAGCAAGGCTCGACGGCCTCAGTTCTTGGAGCACCCAGCCACGCCTACACGCAAAGATTGATCGAGAGTTTGCCTCGCCTACCAGTTAATTAA
- a CDS encoding ABC transporter permease, translated as MSTPKKLRSLPLIIGCILVGFIASMALISLFWTPYSVGDMTGDRLGPLSSNHWLGTDKLGRDLLSRVMIGARIAITVGFASVLIGAILGVIFGLIAGFAQHWVDESFSAMFDILIAFPTLLLAMLVVAARGASLASAIIAIGFGMSAIVARLTRLLVKRVLAKDFITASRASGTSWTRIIFVHVLPNIWPTLIVTFALQFGFAGLTEASLSYLGLGAPPPNASWGSLLQEAQATVLISPVAAIAPGLLLVCLVIGMNMVADGLRDIADPTLRRSR; from the coding sequence ATGAGCACTCCCAAGAAATTACGCTCGCTGCCGCTAATAATTGGTTGCATTCTTGTTGGCTTTATAGCCAGCATGGCTCTGATCTCCCTTTTCTGGACGCCCTACTCCGTCGGCGATATGACTGGTGACCGACTCGGTCCGCTAAGTAGTAACCATTGGTTGGGTACTGACAAACTCGGCCGCGATCTCTTATCACGCGTGATGATCGGTGCTCGGATTGCAATTACTGTCGGGTTTGCATCTGTCTTGATTGGGGCAATCCTCGGTGTGATCTTTGGGCTCATCGCCGGCTTTGCTCAACACTGGGTGGACGAATCATTCTCGGCAATGTTTGACATCCTTATCGCATTCCCAACTCTGCTCCTAGCAATGCTTGTCGTAGCTGCCAGAGGAGCCTCATTGGCTTCAGCGATTATCGCCATTGGTTTTGGTATGTCTGCGATTGTTGCCAGGCTGACTCGGCTTCTCGTCAAGCGAGTGCTCGCGAAGGACTTCATAACTGCCTCGCGTGCTTCGGGAACTTCCTGGACGCGCATAATTTTCGTCCATGTTCTTCCAAATATTTGGCCCACCCTAATAGTCACCTTTGCCCTGCAATTCGGTTTTGCTGGTCTAACTGAAGCCAGCCTTTCTTATCTCGGGCTCGGCGCCCCTCCTCCCAATGCGTCATGGGGAAGCTTGTTGCAAGAAGCGCAGGCCACCGTACTTATTTCTCCGGTAGCCGCAATTGCACCTGGTCTGTTGCTTGTTTGCTTGGTGATCGGGATGAACATGGTTGCTGATGGATTACGGGATATCGCCGACCCCACGTTGCGGCGGTCACGATGA
- a CDS encoding type II toxin-antitoxin system VapC family toxin, whose amino-acid sequence MKAVIDSSAIISVVFDEHDGLDILRAISNNECAISAANYLEAAIVIDSTHDPVVVRKFATFMKDSAIEVLPVDSKQVDVARAAYRDYGKGTGHPARLNYGDVFAYALAATTRRKLICKGGDFLETDIAILDLKSP is encoded by the coding sequence GTGAAGGCGGTTATAGATAGTTCAGCGATTATTTCCGTTGTATTTGACGAACATGACGGCCTAGATATTCTTCGCGCCATTTCCAACAATGAGTGTGCTATTTCTGCCGCCAACTATTTAGAAGCAGCAATAGTCATCGACTCAACACATGATCCTGTTGTAGTACGCAAATTCGCCACCTTTATGAAAGATAGTGCGATCGAAGTGCTTCCAGTTGATTCAAAACAAGTTGATGTTGCTCGCGCGGCCTATCGAGATTACGGAAAAGGTACTGGTCATCCAGCCAGACTGAACTATGGAGATGTCTTTGCCTATGCACTGGCTGCTACCACACGCAGAAAACTGATTTGTAAAGGTGGCGATTTCCTTGAAACTGATATTGCAATTTTGGATTTAAAGAGTCCTTGA
- a CDS encoding type II toxin-antitoxin system VapB family antitoxin: protein MNIKNEEAHRLATQVASLYDETLTEAVTVALRERLARATAEDRFERLRALALEISVRIPKGLTSDSIDSMLYNEVGLPK from the coding sequence ATGAACATTAAGAATGAAGAGGCTCACCGCCTGGCTACTCAGGTGGCTTCACTGTATGACGAAACGCTTACGGAGGCCGTGACAGTGGCATTGCGCGAACGTTTGGCTCGGGCAACAGCGGAGGATCGCTTCGAGAGATTGCGTGCGCTGGCTTTGGAGATCTCCGTAAGAATTCCCAAAGGTCTCACATCCGATTCCATTGACTCCATGCTTTATAACGAAGTGGGTTTACCTAAGTGA
- a CDS encoding ABC transporter permease, which yields MVKYIIRRLMVLVISLFLASTTLFVLLRMLPGDPANALLTVGATPEQVAAARHSVGSDLPMLQQFWNWLHDLTTFELGTSLIGNVPVGPEINSRLSVTVPLTLISFFIAITIAVPLGFIAAYKAKTWYGALLNSVSQLGIAIPVFWVGVILILIFALRFMIFPAGGFPPTGWSDPGQALRSLILPVGTIALVMSASLTRYVRSATLDVLNSDYLRTSRSLGSSFMQAMWRHGIRNAASPVVSILGMELATTFIGAVVVEAVFALPGLGSLLVQGIAQRDYPIIQGILFVSTMAVLIIGFLADLAQRFIDPRLSKSLAGRNS from the coding sequence ATGGTTAAATACATCATTCGACGATTAATGGTGCTTGTAATTTCCCTTTTCCTGGCCAGTACCACCCTCTTTGTACTTCTGCGAATGTTGCCTGGTGATCCAGCAAATGCCCTCCTGACTGTTGGCGCGACTCCCGAACAGGTCGCTGCAGCGCGTCATTCGGTAGGGTCAGATCTTCCGATGCTTCAGCAATTCTGGAACTGGCTTCACGATCTAACGACTTTCGAACTCGGTACCTCGCTGATTGGCAATGTTCCAGTGGGGCCAGAAATAAATTCACGTCTTTCCGTAACCGTTCCTTTGACATTGATTTCCTTCTTTATCGCCATCACAATTGCAGTGCCGCTTGGATTTATAGCCGCCTATAAGGCGAAAACTTGGTACGGCGCGCTGCTCAATAGTGTCTCCCAACTTGGCATTGCGATACCTGTCTTTTGGGTTGGTGTAATTCTCATTCTTATTTTCGCTCTTCGATTCATGATCTTTCCCGCGGGAGGTTTCCCTCCGACAGGCTGGAGTGATCCTGGGCAAGCACTTAGATCGCTTATTCTTCCGGTCGGCACTATTGCCCTAGTGATGTCTGCTTCACTCACTCGCTATGTCCGCTCCGCCACATTGGACGTGCTCAACAGTGATTACCTGCGCACTTCGCGATCCCTTGGCTCCTCCTTCATGCAGGCCATGTGGCGCCATGGCATTAGGAATGCTGCATCCCCAGTCGTATCCATTCTGGGCATGGAACTCGCCACAACATTTATCGGAGCGGTAGTAGTGGAGGCCGTGTTCGCACTGCCAGGTCTTGGAAGTTTGCTGGTACAAGGCATTGCACAACGCGATTACCCCATTATTCAAGGCATACTTTTTGTCAGCACCATGGCGGTCCTCATTATTGGTTTTCTTGCAGATCTAGCCCAGCGTTTCATCGACCCTCGCCTTAGTAAATCGTTAGCGGGTCGAAACTCATGA
- a CDS encoding DUF885 domain-containing protein: MDSSSRSPIFELSDKYIAYLAILNPISATFLGISGFDHKLDDFSLAGTVKSADLSRRTLEELAMLEPQDEIDRIAKAVMEERLKSRLALHDSREEQISWNVISSPVADIRQVFEVMSHDTDEDVKNITARLNAVAGAHESWLSCIDELAKVGKTTSRRQTLAVAQQLKTFAEGAYSGIARGIDPTEKYPELHVAGAAADESALQTSEWLLREYLPLSNPADAVGEARYSAWARHFTGAKLDLRATYEWGLQDLAQINERMWRVAAKIKPGAKTLREVADHLDADPKYLIQGTEALLEKLKSFTQAAVAQMDGVHFDIDERVKFCDARLAPEGSASAPYYQSPSEDLSRPGTTWFPTLGKSEFSWWHLATTWYHESVPGHHLQEATVIIEQDRLSRFQRTKAWTSGYGEGWALYAERLMDELGAFEDPGLEMGYLSGQALRAARVVVDIGMHLGYTDYNGEVWNAESAYEVLMNRALLDDAHSRSEVDRYLGWPGQAISYKVGERVWMRVREDAKKRLGVGFSLKRFHSFALKLGPMGLDPFEVEMARWDGN; encoded by the coding sequence ATGGATTCTTCCTCCCGATCACCAATATTTGAACTGAGCGATAAGTACATCGCCTACCTGGCCATCTTGAATCCGATAAGTGCGACCTTTCTAGGCATCAGTGGTTTTGACCATAAACTCGATGATTTTTCATTGGCTGGTACCGTGAAGTCCGCTGATTTGAGTCGAAGGACGCTGGAAGAATTGGCGATGCTGGAGCCACAGGATGAGATTGATCGAATCGCGAAGGCGGTTATGGAAGAGCGATTGAAATCGAGATTGGCATTGCATGATTCTCGTGAAGAACAAATCTCATGGAACGTAATTTCATCGCCAGTGGCAGATATTCGCCAAGTCTTTGAGGTGATGTCGCACGATACTGATGAGGATGTGAAGAACATTACGGCTCGCCTTAATGCGGTTGCTGGCGCGCATGAATCATGGCTATCGTGCATTGACGAGTTGGCCAAAGTTGGCAAGACGACGTCGCGAAGACAGACGTTGGCAGTGGCGCAGCAGTTGAAGACTTTCGCAGAAGGCGCATATTCGGGGATCGCCAGGGGGATAGATCCAACTGAAAAGTACCCAGAATTACACGTGGCAGGTGCAGCAGCCGATGAGTCGGCTCTGCAAACTAGCGAATGGTTATTGCGTGAGTACCTACCATTATCTAATCCGGCGGATGCCGTTGGTGAAGCGAGATATTCTGCGTGGGCCCGTCATTTCACAGGGGCAAAACTCGATTTACGGGCTACTTATGAGTGGGGGTTGCAAGATTTAGCACAGATCAATGAACGGATGTGGCGGGTCGCTGCGAAAATCAAGCCGGGGGCTAAAACCTTACGCGAGGTCGCAGATCACTTGGATGCTGATCCCAAGTACCTTATTCAGGGTACTGAAGCACTGTTGGAAAAATTGAAGAGTTTTACGCAGGCAGCGGTCGCGCAGATGGATGGAGTTCATTTCGACATTGACGAGCGGGTCAAGTTCTGCGATGCACGACTTGCGCCAGAGGGAAGTGCCTCTGCTCCTTATTATCAGTCACCCAGTGAAGATCTTTCTCGTCCTGGTACCACATGGTTTCCCACCCTGGGTAAGAGTGAATTTAGTTGGTGGCATCTCGCAACTACTTGGTATCACGAGTCGGTTCCGGGTCATCATTTGCAAGAAGCAACGGTGATTATCGAACAAGATAGGTTGAGCAGATTCCAACGGACCAAGGCATGGACAAGTGGTTATGGTGAAGGTTGGGCGCTTTACGCAGAACGTCTCATGGACGAACTCGGCGCATTTGAAGATCCAGGTTTAGAAATGGGTTATCTCTCCGGGCAGGCTCTGCGTGCGGCACGTGTTGTTGTCGATATTGGGATGCACCTTGGATACACCGATTACAACGGTGAGGTGTGGAACGCAGAATCTGCCTACGAAGTCTTAATGAACCGGGCGCTTCTTGATGATGCCCATTCACGCAGTGAAGTGGATCGGTACCTCGGCTGGCCAGGGCAGGCCATCTCTTATAAAGTCGGCGAACGAGTGTGGATGCGGGTTCGAGAGGATGCAAAGAAACGTTTGGGAGTCGGCTTCTCGCTTAAAAGATTTCATTCGTTTGCATTAAAACTTGGGCCGATGGGACTGGATCCATTTGAAGTTGAGATGGCACGGTGGGACGGGAATTAA
- a CDS encoding Fic family protein — MRGRFVRRTWEYNPAHYAPPRYRRACHYEAFIPDDLTNFAEPLAGELAGAVSDAETAIHQLNARALPALAPLARLLLRSESVASSKVEGMQVDVRDLARAEAKLETGGKTGPNTREILANIDAMELAIDHATVAETISVENIIEIHRILMAAASNQHVAGLIRTEQNWIGGNNYNPCDADFVPPPPEEVPRLLADLCEAINEDHLPPIVQAGLVHAQFETIHPFHDGNGRTGRALIHVVLRRRGMTPQFVPPISIVLASNRDSYIRGLSNFREGEFTDWLTTFASAAAQSANLASAYLGEVERLQKEWRAELGAAANPRADAAAWKIIEALPAHPMITVAVAVAAVGRTKAAISEAMAQLELAGVLIRESQGQRNRTWEVRGLLSLLTDLESGILPRRYG, encoded by the coding sequence ATGAGAGGCAGATTCGTTCGTCGAACGTGGGAATACAACCCAGCCCACTACGCCCCACCTCGGTATCGCCGAGCCTGCCATTATGAAGCCTTCATTCCAGATGACCTCACCAACTTCGCCGAACCACTGGCGGGCGAACTTGCCGGGGCAGTCTCCGATGCTGAGACCGCTATTCACCAACTTAATGCGCGGGCCCTTCCAGCACTCGCCCCGTTGGCGCGATTGCTTTTGCGCTCCGAATCGGTTGCCTCTTCCAAAGTTGAGGGAATGCAGGTTGATGTACGCGATCTAGCACGAGCGGAGGCCAAACTCGAAACAGGTGGCAAGACTGGCCCGAACACTCGTGAGATCCTGGCCAACATTGATGCGATGGAACTGGCGATCGACCACGCCACCGTTGCAGAAACCATTTCTGTAGAGAACATCATCGAAATTCATCGAATCCTGATGGCCGCGGCGTCTAACCAACATGTCGCTGGTCTCATTCGGACCGAACAGAACTGGATCGGTGGAAATAACTACAATCCTTGTGATGCCGATTTCGTTCCTCCACCACCGGAGGAAGTCCCCCGTCTCCTCGCTGATCTTTGTGAAGCCATAAACGAAGATCATCTCCCGCCAATCGTGCAGGCCGGTTTGGTGCATGCGCAGTTCGAAACGATCCATCCATTCCACGATGGCAATGGCCGCACGGGCCGTGCCCTCATTCATGTTGTACTGCGTCGCCGCGGAATGACACCCCAGTTTGTGCCGCCCATCAGCATTGTTCTGGCTTCGAATAGAGATAGTTATATACGTGGCCTCTCGAATTTTAGAGAAGGTGAATTCACCGACTGGTTGACTACGTTTGCTTCGGCGGCGGCACAGTCAGCCAATCTGGCGAGTGCGTACCTAGGCGAAGTTGAGAGGCTGCAGAAAGAATGGAGAGCGGAGTTAGGTGCGGCGGCAAATCCGCGCGCCGATGCTGCTGCTTGGAAGATTATTGAGGCGCTTCCAGCTCACCCGATGATTACTGTGGCAGTTGCTGTGGCGGCGGTGGGGCGCACTAAAGCTGCGATCAGTGAAGCTATGGCGCAACTCGAACTTGCGGGTGTTCTGATTCGTGAATCGCAAGGTCAGAGAAATAGAACGTGGGAAGTTCGGGGTCTATTGAGCCTTCTCACCGATCTTGAATCTGGGATACTTCCGAGACGATACGGCTAA
- a CDS encoding ABC transporter ATP-binding protein: MKIVDVQNLSVQTIDGSNVVSEISFSIEPGARLGLIGESGSGKSMTALAIMGLLPAELKASGSLRLGNGKNEPVQILGTPEKMLNRIRGTVASIVFQEPLTALDPLMKIGRQLSEPLRRWQGLTGDALKDAVISALAEVHINKPERIAASYPYEISGGERQRAAIAMALACEPALLIADEPTTALDVTVQAEILTLLDAVVSNRGMSLLFISHDLAVVSRITDRVLVMKDGSVVESGSLRDVLRDPQHPYTRDLVTSAKELDNALDIALDIEKGTEIGGSDDFANS, encoded by the coding sequence ATGAAGATAGTGGATGTACAAAATCTTAGTGTTCAGACAATTGATGGATCCAATGTTGTTTCGGAGATTTCATTCTCAATTGAGCCAGGAGCGCGTTTAGGTTTAATTGGTGAATCCGGTTCTGGAAAATCAATGACAGCCTTAGCGATTATGGGCTTACTACCGGCCGAGTTGAAGGCATCGGGAAGTTTGCGCTTAGGAAATGGAAAAAACGAACCCGTGCAGATTCTGGGAACTCCCGAGAAAATGCTCAATCGAATCCGCGGCACCGTAGCCAGCATTGTCTTCCAGGAGCCTCTCACCGCCCTTGACCCTCTCATGAAGATCGGCCGCCAATTATCCGAACCACTTCGCCGCTGGCAAGGGCTGACGGGTGATGCCCTTAAGGATGCCGTCATCTCCGCCCTCGCCGAAGTACATATAAACAAACCAGAACGAATTGCGGCCTCTTACCCTTACGAAATCTCTGGAGGCGAGCGACAACGAGCGGCAATTGCGATGGCGCTGGCATGTGAACCTGCACTCCTCATTGCGGATGAACCAACGACCGCTTTAGATGTCACCGTGCAAGCGGAGATACTCACACTGCTTGATGCAGTTGTTTCCAATCGAGGAATGTCACTTCTCTTCATTAGCCATGATCTTGCCGTCGTTTCGAGAATCACTGATCGCGTCCTGGTCATGAAGGATGGCTCAGTCGTCGAATCCGGCTCATTGCGGGACGTCCTGCGAGATCCGCAGCACCCATACACGCGGGACCTGGTCACCAGTGCCAAAGAACTTGATAACGCATTAGACATAGCACTAGATATTGAAAAAGGTACCGAGATTGGAGGAAGCGATGACTTCGCCAATTCTTGA
- a CDS encoding nuclease-related domain-containing protein, translating into MMNDKVASRRANKSARELGSGERVARKARNDVWTRTISFLRRYKLPLVGLFLFPFLSSLPLSLLVHGAARWAFIGAVGATSFWLVVVFVILWSGIAPSIMGIQGESLTADILREFKGREWHLINGMRFPDSGDIDHILVGPSGIIIFETKWSSGRWPMKYGKRNYMSNQLDWAVTQVKKNREDVQSKFESVRDYVPIYAVCVLWSAEDSSSDLPTFYRKSPDFVYGVRGPELKSWLEGLRKNALDPHRVKEIASEMQEKAKILDVETPERHRRTLNRIIVDSMFLPILAFISPLWAVGAISLLKNGYMDLGSLPILCVMGLYIRSRTRLKMVTVCWFSSLGVVVAYLLVHEILFLLR; encoded by the coding sequence ATGATGAATGACAAAGTGGCGTCGCGCAGGGCGAACAAATCTGCGCGGGAATTAGGGAGCGGGGAACGCGTCGCGCGGAAAGCAAGAAATGATGTTTGGACTCGGACTATATCCTTCTTGCGGCGCTACAAATTACCCCTTGTTGGATTATTCCTTTTCCCTTTCTTGAGTTCTCTTCCACTTTCGTTGCTCGTTCATGGAGCGGCGCGTTGGGCGTTCATTGGAGCAGTAGGGGCAACAAGTTTTTGGCTTGTCGTAGTTTTCGTAATCTTATGGAGTGGTATCGCGCCAAGCATCATGGGAATACAAGGCGAAAGTCTCACCGCGGATATTTTGAGGGAGTTCAAAGGCAGAGAGTGGCATTTGATAAATGGCATGCGCTTTCCCGATTCGGGAGATATCGACCACATACTCGTTGGTCCGAGTGGAATTATCATCTTCGAAACTAAGTGGAGCAGTGGTCGCTGGCCCATGAAGTATGGAAAACGGAACTACATGTCTAACCAACTGGATTGGGCCGTCACTCAAGTAAAGAAAAATCGAGAGGATGTGCAATCTAAGTTCGAAAGTGTTCGAGATTATGTGCCGATTTATGCTGTCTGCGTGCTTTGGTCGGCAGAAGATTCCTCATCTGATCTTCCAACGTTCTATAGAAAGAGTCCAGATTTCGTTTACGGAGTCCGAGGTCCTGAACTCAAGAGTTGGCTTGAGGGCCTTCGCAAAAATGCTCTCGACCCACATAGAGTTAAAGAAATCGCCTCAGAGATGCAGGAAAAAGCCAAGATTCTTGACGTGGAGACCCCTGAGCGGCATAGGCGAACCCTGAATCGAATCATTGTGGATTCGATGTTTCTTCCTATTCTTGCGTTTATTTCACCACTCTGGGCAGTAGGGGCAATTTCACTATTGAAAAACGGCTATATGGATCTTGGGAGTTTGCCAATTCTTTGCGTGATGGGCCTGTATATCCGATCTCGAACGCGCCTCAAAATGGTCACGGTGTGCTGGTTTTCAAGTCTTGGCGTGGTTGTGGCCTACTTGCTTGTGCATGAGATTCTGTTCTTGCTCCGTTGA